The following are encoded in a window of Spea bombifrons isolate aSpeBom1 chromosome 2, aSpeBom1.2.pri, whole genome shotgun sequence genomic DNA:
- the LOC128473892 gene encoding olfactory receptor 6N1-like, with translation MGVYLQKVTGQYTDHGNSSSRPLGPVTEFIIFGFPSLQRYPMSLFFLFLLIYLFSVTGNGIIFTLVVLDSRLQTPMYFFVSNLSFLDLSYTSVTVPKMLAKFSMNLDTISYAGCFIQMYVFLSLAAAECLLLCVMAYDRYLAICSPLHYSTVMTYRLCLLLSAAAWFGGFMTPVTLLILALRLPFCGPNIILHYYCDHPPLLQLACTDTSFNVAVGSSIGAFILLISFTFIVVSYVKIILAILKIASHDGRKKTFSTCASHFAVVNLFYLPLIFMYVRPKASYASDVDSLVAMLYTVLTPMMNPIIYSLRNKDIKQSFRKKLQFK, from the exons ATGGGAGTCTATCTGCAAAAG GTGACCGGACAATACACCGATCATGGGAACTCTTCCAGTCGTCCCCTAGGCCCTGTGACGGAGTTCATCATTTTTGGATTCCCAAGCCTTCAGAGATACCCTATGtctctcttcttcctctttcttcttaTATATCTTTTCTCAGTCACAGGAAATGGAATTATTTTCACTCTGGTCGTCCTGGATTCCCGGTTACAAACTCCAATGTATTTCTTCGTCAGCAACTTATCTTTTTTGGACTTGAGCTACACATCGGTTACTGTGCCTAAAATGTTGGCCAAGTTCTCGATGAACTTGGACACCATTTCCTACGCCGGCTGCTTCATccaaatgtatgtttttctttctttagccGCTGCTGAATGTCTTCTCCTCTGCGTTATGGCTTACGATCGCTATTTAGCCATATGCTCCCCTCTTCATTATTCTACTGTCATGACCTACAGGTTGTGTCTACTCTTGTCTGCTGCAGCATGGTTTGGTGGGTTCATGACCCCAGTGACATTGTTAATTTTGGCTTTGAGGCTGCCTTTTTGCGGGCCAAATATTATCCTCCATTATTACTGTGACCACCCTCCTTTGCTGCAGTTGGCCTGTACGGACACGTCCTTCAACGTAGCAGTCGGTTCTTCTATTGGCGCTTTCATACTTTTGATAAGCTTTACTTTCATCGTGGTCTCCTACGTCAAAATTATATTGGCCATCCTCAAAATAGCTTCCCATGACGGGCGCAAAAAAACATTCTCCACGTGTGCCTCCCATTTTGCGGTAGTGAACTTGTTTTACCTGCCGCTGATCTTCATGTACGTACGGCCAAAGGCCTCCTACGCTTCAGATGTGGACTCCCTGGTAGCCATGCTCTACACAGTATTAACACCCATGATGAATCCGATCATATACAGTCTGAGGAATAAAGATATTAAGCAGAGTTTTAGGAAGAAGCTTCAGTTTAAATAA